The genomic segment ATTTCATAAACCCGCGCATGCGCTGTCATCGCCAATTGGGGACGTTCCTGAACCATTCCCACATATTCTTTAAACGTGCCGCTCCATGCCAGCGCCTCAGTCTGTGCCCGATGCTCCGCAATCTTCCTGAAGATATCCATGGGTACCTCCCCTTCATGTATGCCGAAAGCGAGCCGCTTTTGATTTCATCCTGCGCGCAAGCCGCCTCCAGCCAAGTCGGCATTACCGGCAAAATATAGCGTAATAATACCTATGCGGCGGCGGCGGATAAGTTTCCAACCCGGACTGGCCGTCCGCGCAAGAAAGTGACTGGCTGGTCGCGGCCATATTTTGCTATGATCGTTGTATACATGCATTTTGCATTTTAATCCGAAGGAAGTGCCGCATGATGCCAGCGAGAAAGGAAACCGACCTGTATGAGCCGGTGAAGCGTTTTTGGGAGGCGCTTGGTTTCGCCGTTAAAGGGGAAGTAAACGGGTGCGATCTGGTCGCGGTGCGCGAAGGGAACGCACAGCCTGTCATCGTCGAATTGAAAAAACGGTTTACGGTGGAGTTGCTGCTGCAAGGCATTGATCGCCTGCGCTTAAGCGAACATGTGTATGTGGCTGTGGAAGACGCGGGGAAAAATCACAAGCACGCAAATCAAAAATGGGCTGCATGCGCCAAACTGTGCCGCATGTTGGGCTTGGGGCTTATCACCGTGCGCTTTTATGCTAACAACCGACCGTCCGTCTGTTTGCGCTGCGAGCCCAAGCCGTATCAGCCGCGCAAAAACAAGGCGGAGTTTACGTCGTTGCTTGCGGAATTTTCCGGCAGAAGCGGCGATTACATTCCCGGCGGCAGCACACGGCGAAAGCTTGTCACCGTCTACCGCGAAGAAGCGTTGCGCATTGCGGATATGCTGCAAAAAAAAGGGCCGGCAAGCCCCAAACAATTAAAAGGGGAAACCGGTATCGAAAGAGCGGCGGAAATTTTGCGGCAAAATTATTACGGATGGTTTTTTCGCGTGCAAAAAGGGCTTTACGTTTTATCCGAAGAGGGCAAAAAAGCTCTGGGCAATTACGCCGACGTGCTTAGCCGCTTAAACCAGGCTGATGCCGCTGATTAAAATGAGCGTCGCCAGCATCGCCTTAAGCGGTCTGGTCGGAACTTTCGCGGACAGGCCGCTGCCCAGCAAAACGCCCGGGATCGAACCGACAAGCAGATTCGCCGCCAGCAAGTAATCCACATTGCCCAACCCGGCATGCATCAGGCCCGCCGCCGTAACGAGAAAAAGCGCGTGCGTAAGGTCGGTGCCGACGATTTCCGCGCCCTTCAGCCTGTATAAATACACGATTGCCAGGGCAAACAGCGAGCCCGAGCCGATCGAGGTAAACCCTACGGCCAACCCCAGCAAAAACCCGATACCAATCGTGGCCAGGCGTTTTTTTCGGGTCGGCGCAACAGCATGCGGCAATTCCCCTTCCCGCCTGCGGAAAAATTGCCGATATAACATCAAAGCGGCGGCAATAATCAGCATAATGCCGAGCGCATGCCGAATGGCGGCTTCCTGGTCATGAAAAAAGGCGTCGAACAGCCGCAACAATACCATTGCCGCCGCCGCGCCGGGCAAACTGCCGATGCCCAAATAGACCACGATGCGGAAGCGAATTGTTTTCTGGCGAAAATGTCGGATCACACCAAACAGTTTGGTCACGGCATTATAAAACAGGTCCGTACCCACGGCGATGGCGGGATGGATATGAAACAAAATCAGTACCGGGGTTAAGAGCGCGGCTCCCCCCACGCCCGTCAGGCCGATCATGATGCCAACAAAAAAACCCAGCGCTGCAATCCAGGGTTCCATGCAACCGCCACCTTTAAAACCAAGTATTTAAATAGGATTATATGGTATTAAAGGTGGAATGTAAAGGTTAAATTTCTTTTGCAAAAGGACGTTTTCATTTCGCCCAATCCCGGTTATAATAAGGTTATGCTTTATGGAGGTGCGACCAAAATGTCGGTTTCATTTTATCTCGTCATGACGGTTCTGGTTCTTTGTCTGGGAGCACTTATGACCGCGGCGTTCAGCGAAGACAAGACGAAAGGACTGTAAGCAAACGCTGCATATGCGCAAAAAGCCCCGCTTGTAAAAGCGGGGCTTTTTCGTGGATAACATCAGTCAAATTTCAATTCGCGCATTTGTTCCCGGCAAGCCGCACATACGGTGCGGTTTTTATATTCGCTAACGGATTCCATGGAGGAACAAAATACGCATCTCGGTTTATACCGTTCCAAAATAATATGATCCCCCTGCACCAAAATTTCGACAGGGTCCCCCTCATTCATTTGGTATCTTTTCCGAAGCGACTTCGGCAACACGATACGTCCGAGTTGGTCAACTTTGCGTACGACTCCAACAGGTTTCACAAGTTTCACCTCTCTTAAGTATGTCAGTGTCTCGCACTTTATATATATTTGCCTGTTAAGCCAACCATTCTAATAGAGTTCTATATGCCGGCGCAAAATCCTCCTTTTTCACACAATTTTAATTACGATATTTTATGGCAAAACATGCGTATTTTTCGCATGCGGATCATCAGACGAGCCCGGGAAAACCCGTTTGCCGCAACGCTTCATATACGATAATGGCGGCGGAGTTGGCCAAATTCAGCGAACGGATCGCTTGCCCCATCGGCAGGCGAATAAGCGTATCGCGGTATGTTTGCAGGATCGCAGCCGGCAATCCCGCCGTTTCCTTGCCAAACACGAAAACATCCCCGTCGCGGTACGAAAAGTCGCTGTAATGGGTTTTCGCCTTCGTTGTCGCGCAAAAAAACCGGCTACCGGCAAACCGTTCCGTAACTTCGGCAAAGGAATCGTAATAACGCACATCGACCAGCGGCCAATAATCAAGACCGGAACGTTTTAAATATTTGTCGTCGGTAGAAAAGCCAAGCGGTCGCACCAGATTCAGGGTCGTTCCTGTTGCGGCGCACGTTCTGGCGATATTTCCCGTATTCGACGGGATTTCCGGCTCGACCAATACGATATGAAAAGCCATCGTTGTTCCCACCTCTTGTTCGATTGCGCAAAAAAGCGCACGTTCCCAGTATAGCAAAAGAAAATCCCGTTTTCACCCGCGAAAGCAAACGGGGTGTAAAACGGGATGTATCCAAAGCACGGCCGGGTTGCCGGCTTGCGGTAAGTAAAACTCGAAACTCTCAATCGTCTTTCCGGCTTGCGGCCTTTAAACGGACGTAGGAGAGCTTATTTTGCGCAAATTGCCAACTATTTGAATCTAACGGACGTGAGAGAGCCTATTCTTGCATTTTTCCCGATATTCGGGCATTGAAACGACAAATAGCCTCTCCTGCGTCCGTTAGAATTTCAAATCGGTCTTTTTTCGGCAAATAGCCTCTGCTGCGTCCGTTAGCGTTAGGCGGGGAGGCGGTCCACCCGTTTTAGCGTAGGGTGGGGAGGTAGTCCCCCGTTTCACCGTTACGCGGGGAGGTGATCCCCCGTTTCACCGTTACGCGGGGAGTTGATCCTCCGTTTCACCGCTACGCGGGAAGTTGATCCTCCGTTTCACCGCTACACGGGGAGGTGGTCCTCCGTTTTAGCGTAGGGCGCGGGGAGATAGTCCTCCCCTGTTGGGCGGGAAAGTTATCGGAATCGGGCAAGGCGATCGTTCAACGGTTTCGTCTGCGCATAAATGTCTTGATAGATTGCGAAAAGTTCCCGGTAAGTTTTCGCCGCGGCCGAATCGGGAGCAAACACCCGATCCGTCGCAATGAACCGCTCCGCGCATTCCGCAAGCGACCCGAACCAACCGCAGCCGTATGCCGCCAGGATGGCGGCGCCCAAAGCGGGGCCTTGCTCATTTTTCAATTTGACAATCCGGGCGTTAAAAATATCGGCTTGCATTTGCATCCAGACATCATTTTTAGCTCCGCCGCCAATCGAGATTATCGTATCGACGGAAATTCCGGCATGCCGAAACATTTCAACCGATTCATTCAGCGAAAACGTGATCCCTTCCATGACGGCGCGCACAAAA from the Bacilli bacterium genome contains:
- a CDS encoding DUF2161 family putative PD-(D/E)XK-type phosphodiesterase codes for the protein MMPARKETDLYEPVKRFWEALGFAVKGEVNGCDLVAVREGNAQPVIVELKKRFTVELLLQGIDRLRLSEHVYVAVEDAGKNHKHANQKWAACAKLCRMLGLGLITVRFYANNRPSVCLRCEPKPYQPRKNKAEFTSLLAEFSGRSGDYIPGGSTRRKLVTVYREEALRIADMLQKKGPASPKQLKGETGIERAAEILRQNYYGWFFRVQKGLYVLSEEGKKALGNYADVLSRLNQADAAD
- a CDS encoding sulfite exporter TauE/SafE family protein, yielding MEPWIAALGFFVGIMIGLTGVGGAALLTPVLILFHIHPAIAVGTDLFYNAVTKLFGVIRHFRQKTIRFRIVVYLGIGSLPGAAAAMVLLRLFDAFFHDQEAAIRHALGIMLIIAAALMLYRQFFRRREGELPHAVAPTRKKRLATIGIGFLLGLAVGFTSIGSGSLFALAIVYLYRLKGAEIVGTDLTHALFLVTAAGLMHAGLGNVDYLLAANLLVGSIPGVLLGSGLSAKVPTRPLKAMLATLILISGISLV
- a CDS encoding AbrB/MazE/SpoVT family DNA-binding domain-containing protein, producing MKPVGVVRKVDQLGRIVLPKSLRKRYQMNEGDPVEILVQGDHIILERYKPRCVFCSSMESVSEYKNRTVCAACREQMRELKFD
- the trmL gene encoding tRNA (uridine(34)/cytosine(34)/5-carboxymethylaminomethyluridine(34)-2'-O)-methyltransferase TrmL, which codes for MAFHIVLVEPEIPSNTGNIARTCAATGTTLNLVRPLGFSTDDKYLKRSGLDYWPLVDVRYYDSFAEVTERFAGSRFFCATTKAKTHYSDFSYRDGDVFVFGKETAGLPAAILQTYRDTLIRLPMGQAIRSLNLANSAAIIVYEALRQTGFPGLV